A genomic region of Elaeis guineensis isolate ETL-2024a chromosome 9, EG11, whole genome shotgun sequence contains the following coding sequences:
- the LOC105042121 gene encoding chlorophyll a-b binding protein, chloroplastic produces MASVCASSSAIAAVARSQKSRNGLGATKATFLGGIKLRQKKWIAPAARRALSVSAEATTERPLWFPGSTPPPWLDGSLPGDFGFDPLGLGSDPESLRWNQQAELVHCRWAMLGAAGIFIPEFLTKIGILNTPSWYTAGELQYFTDTTTLFVIELILIGWAEGRRWADIIKPGCVNTDPIFPNNKLTGTDVGYPGGFWFDPLGWGSGSPEKVKELRTKEIKNGRLAMLAVMGAWFQAIYTGTGPIDNLFAHLADPGHATIFAAFTPK; encoded by the exons ATGGCTTCAGTCTGCGCCTCCTCTTCTGCTATCGCTGCTGTTGCCAG ATCTCAGAAGAGTAGGAATGGCTTGGGTGCAACAAAGGCAACCTTCCTTGGAGGTATAAAACTAAGGCAAAAGAAGTGGATAGCACCTGCTGCACGCCGGGCACTTTCAGTGTCTGCTGAAGCAACAACTGAGAGGCCACTCTGGTTCCCAGGCAGCACCCCTCCTCCATGGCTTGATGGCAG CCTCCCAGGAGACTTTGGATTCGATCCTCTAGGCCTCG GATCTGATCCGGAGAGCTTGAGATGGAACCAGCAAGCAGAGCTCGTACACTGCCGATGGGCAATGTTGGGCGCTGCTGGCATCTTCATCCCTGAATTCCTTACAAAGATTGGCATTCTCAACACTCCTTCATGGTACACAGCGGGAGAACTACAATACTTCACAGACACCACCACCCTCTTTGTGATCGAGCTCATCTTGATCGGTTGGGCTGAGGGGAGAAGATGGGCTGACATCATCAAGCCAGGGTGTGTTAACACGGATCCCATCTTCCCAAACAACAAGCTCACTGGAACTGATGTAGGATACCCAGGTGGTTTCTGGTTTGACCCACTTGGATGGGGAAGTGGATCTCCTGAGAAGGTCAAGGAGCTGAGGACTAAGGAGATCAAGAATGGAAGGCTGGCAATGTTGGCAGTAATGGGAGCCTGGTTCCAAGCCATCTACACGGGCACTGGTCCGATTGATAACCTCTTTGCTCACCTTGCAGACCCTGGCCATGCGACTATTTTTGCT GCTTTCACCCCAAAGTGA
- the LOC109505593 gene encoding uncharacterized protein: protein MDPLVVVVSQLATGIGVLAGAMLVKSAMDRPMAGPGQWRPPRCATCNGTGRVTCLCARWSDGDVGCRTCAGSGRMVCSSCGGSGTGRPLPIRLNLRSNR from the coding sequence ATGGATCCGTTGGTGGTGGTGGTGTCGCAGCTGGCGACGGGGATCGGGGTGCTGGCCGGGGCGATGCTGGTGAAGTCGGCGATGGACCGGCCGATGGCCGGGCCCGGGCAGTGGCGGCCGCCGCGGTGCGCCACGTGCAACGGCACGGGCCGGGTCACGTGCCTGTGCGCCCGGTGGTCGGACGGCGATGTGGGGTGCCGGACCTGCGCCGGGTCCGGACGCATGGTCTGCAGCAGCTGCGGTGGATCCGGCACCGGCCGGCCACTCCCCATCCGGCTCAACCTGAGATCTAACCGGTAG